A genomic window from Companilactobacillus alimentarius DSM 20249 includes:
- a CDS encoding SPJ_0845 family protein, which yields MGLTVKRESNFGSLFDKFASLPDDVKENEKRVDSAAKKSGKDKKESKK from the coding sequence ATGGGCTTAACAGTGAAACGTGAAAGTAATTTTGGAAGTTTGTTTGATAAATTTGCCTCTCTTCCCGATGATGTAAAAGAAAACGAAAAACGCGTAGATTCCGCAGCAAAGAAGTCTGGAAAAGACAAGAAGGAATCTAAAAAATAA
- a CDS encoding MgtC/SapB family protein — translation MLGQLSVLNVIIRLLLAVLFSGIIGLDRAYKHRPAGLRTHILVCLGACIIAMIQKNIGFDALEMARQYPQYKGVLRADDARLIAQVVSGIGFLGAGTIIVEHHSIRGLTTAASLWVVACLGIAVGMGDYIIAIVGFLVVYAVLGFLKKIIKISPVRKLKIEYKHKIDTKKFIDDYFQRHDITVEGVRFSVSRLESTKIYTNVYSIDFGKNIDYVDIVEGLSMNENIIKVETINV, via the coding sequence ATTTTGGGCCAATTGAGTGTTCTGAATGTTATAATTCGACTCCTTTTAGCGGTACTATTTTCTGGAATTATAGGATTGGATCGAGCGTATAAACATCGACCAGCTGGTTTGCGGACACATATCTTGGTTTGTCTGGGAGCATGTATCATTGCTATGATCCAAAAAAATATTGGATTTGACGCCTTAGAGATGGCTCGCCAATATCCACAGTATAAGGGCGTTTTAAGAGCTGATGATGCTAGATTGATTGCTCAAGTTGTTAGTGGTATTGGTTTTTTAGGTGCAGGGACAATTATTGTGGAGCATCATTCAATCAGAGGATTGACGACAGCTGCTAGTTTGTGGGTAGTAGCATGTCTGGGAATCGCTGTTGGTATGGGAGATTATATTATCGCCATAGTAGGATTCTTAGTCGTCTATGCTGTTTTGGGCTTCTTAAAGAAAATTATCAAAATCAGTCCGGTACGAAAGTTAAAAATTGAGTATAAACACAAGATTGATACAAAGAAATTTATCGATGATTATTTTCAAAGACACGATATAACCGTTGAGGGTGTCAGATTCAGCGTTTCAAGATTAGAAAGTACGAAGATTTATACTAATGTTTATTCAATCGACTTTGGGAAAAATATTGATTACGTTGACATTGTTGAAGGATTGTCAATGAATGAAAATATTATAAAAGTTGAAACTATTAACGTTTAA
- a CDS encoding PTS sugar transporter subunit IIB: MSLRVLLVCGTGASSSFMAVSMRKAVQQLGLDYKIQARSESELENYLDEVDVIMVGPHLSFMEEEIKKSIGGRKIKVILMNPAYYAVLDGKKALDHLQSELDYKEEDSNK, encoded by the coding sequence ATGAGTTTAAGAGTGCTATTAGTTTGTGGAACAGGTGCTTCATCTAGTTTTATGGCGGTCAGTATGAGAAAGGCTGTTCAACAATTAGGTTTAGATTATAAGATACAGGCTCGCAGTGAATCTGAGTTGGAAAATTATTTGGATGAAGTCGATGTAATAATGGTTGGTCCGCATTTGTCATTTATGGAAGAGGAGATCAAAAAATCAATTGGTGGTAGAAAAATTAAGGTGATACTGATGAATCCCGCTTACTATGCTGTACTGGATGGAAAAAAAGCGCTAGATCATTTGCAAAGTGAACTTGACTACAAAGAAGAGGATTCTAATAAATGA
- a CDS encoding helix-turn-helix domain-containing protein — MNYNKEQQKEIAQYAVEHDNDYKATGEKYGISYQQVAAWVRKYLKVTKTNQSQKKSVTTKKAPQANALDILSRKDPILEEQLHEVKKRLGLE, encoded by the coding sequence ATGAATTACAATAAGGAACAACAAAAAGAAATTGCACAATACGCGGTAGAGCATGACAATGATTATAAAGCCACGGGTGAAAAATACGGAATTTCATATCAACAAGTAGCTGCTTGGGTTAGAAAATATTTGAAAGTAACAAAAACCAATCAAAGTCAGAAAAAATCAGTTACAACTAAAAAAGCACCACAGGCTAATGCTTTAGATATTTTAAGTCGAAAAGATCCAATCTTAGAAGAACAATTACATGAAGTTAAGAAAAGATTAGGCTTGGAGTAA
- a CDS encoding AEC family transporter, whose protein sequence is MAAFITSLESVAEIVLVIALGYWLRGSGRLGDEFKGNISFIIMKIALPASIFVSVLKYLTRDKLASLSGGLVFTFASFTLGYIVAWILTKVFKIRKGRRGTFINMFVNANTIFIGLPLNMALFGTKSLPYFLVYYVMNTISTWAIGIFFISSDDPTVEKGAKKDFNWKKLLPAPLVGFLVSLVFLLLAIPVPDWINKTLDMVGGIVTPMSLIYIGIILADAGLKSIKFDRDTILALVGRFIIAPALMIAIILLGKSMMGTNLPALESSSFIIQSAAPGLAVLPILVDQSHGDVDYATNLVTTSTVLFVIVVPILMQVANLI, encoded by the coding sequence ATGGCTGCATTTATCACTTCACTAGAAAGTGTTGCTGAAATCGTCCTTGTCATCGCTTTGGGGTACTGGCTAAGAGGCTCTGGCCGCTTGGGTGACGAGTTCAAGGGTAATATTTCATTTATTATCATGAAAATTGCCTTACCTGCTTCAATCTTTGTTTCTGTTCTTAAGTATTTAACTAGAGACAAGTTAGCAAGTTTATCTGGTGGTTTAGTTTTCACTTTCGCCAGTTTTACCTTAGGCTATATCGTAGCCTGGATTTTAACAAAGGTCTTCAAGATTAGAAAAGGCCGTCGTGGTACATTTATTAACATGTTCGTTAATGCTAATACGATCTTTATCGGTTTACCTTTAAACATGGCTTTGTTTGGTACTAAGAGTTTACCTTACTTCCTTGTTTACTATGTTATGAACACAATCTCTACTTGGGCTATTGGTATCTTCTTTATCTCAAGTGATGACCCAACCGTTGAAAAGGGTGCTAAAAAAGACTTCAACTGGAAGAAATTACTACCTGCTCCATTGGTTGGTTTCTTAGTTTCATTAGTCTTCTTGCTTCTAGCTATTCCCGTTCCAGATTGGATCAACAAGACCTTAGACATGGTTGGTGGTATCGTTACACCTATGTCACTTATCTACATTGGTATCATCTTAGCTGATGCCGGTTTGAAATCTATTAAATTTGATCGTGATACGATCTTAGCCCTAGTTGGTAGATTTATTATCGCTCCAGCACTTATGATCGCCATCATCCTTCTTGGTAAATCAATGATGGGTACAAACTTACCAGCACTAGAAAGCAGCTCATTCATCATCCAATCAGCCGCTCCTGGTTTAGCAGTTCTTCCTATCTTGGTTGATCAATCGCATGGTGACGTCGATTACGCAACAAACCTTGTTACAACTTCAACCGTCTTGTTCGTAATCGTTGTTCCTATCTTGATGCAAGTAGCAAACTTGATTTAA
- a CDS encoding malolactic enzyme yields MSYEGLDLLNNHFLNKGTAFTKEERKENHIEGLLPPFVQTLDQQVEQAYENYSKKATFLDKRMYLMDIFNENVTLFFKLFSEHVNEFMPVVYDPTIADTIENYSHFFLDPQNAAFLSIDDQDDIEAALKNAAKGRDIKLIVVTDGEGILGIGDWGVQGVDISVGKLMVYTAAAGVDPASVLPVVLDVGTNNKELLADDLYMGNHHQRVTGDKYYDFVDKFVQTAESLFPDMYLHFEDFGRSNAANILNKYKDDILTFNDDIQGTGIITLAGILGALNISKQKLTDQVYLSFGAGTAGAGITKRIFDAMVEEGLSEEEAKKHFYLVDKQGLLFDDTEDLTPEQKPFTRQRSEFDNADELTNLEAVIKAVHPTILVGTSTQPGSFTEAAVKEMAAHTERPIIFPLSNPTKLAEAKAEDLLKWTDGKALIATGIPVDPIEYNGVTYNIGQANNALVYPGLGLGSLSVNAKVLSDGMINKAAHSLGGIVDATQPGAAVLPPVSKLDKFSITVAEGVAQQAIDEKLTTATDAKKAVADAKWEPKY; encoded by the coding sequence ATGAGCTATGAGGGTTTAGACTTATTAAATAATCATTTCTTGAATAAAGGTACTGCCTTTACTAAGGAAGAAAGAAAAGAAAATCATATCGAAGGTTTGCTTCCACCATTCGTTCAAACATTGGACCAACAAGTAGAACAAGCTTACGAAAACTATTCTAAGAAAGCTACATTCTTAGATAAGAGAATGTACTTGATGGATATTTTCAATGAAAATGTTACATTGTTCTTCAAGTTATTCAGTGAACATGTTAATGAATTCATGCCAGTTGTATATGATCCAACTATTGCTGACACAATTGAAAATTACAGTCACTTCTTCTTAGATCCACAAAACGCTGCTTTCCTATCAATTGATGATCAAGATGATATTGAAGCTGCCTTAAAGAATGCTGCTAAGGGACGCGATATCAAACTTATCGTTGTTACTGATGGCGAAGGTATTCTTGGTATTGGCGACTGGGGTGTCCAAGGTGTTGATATCTCAGTTGGTAAATTGATGGTTTACACAGCTGCTGCCGGTGTTGATCCTGCATCTGTTCTTCCTGTTGTACTTGACGTTGGTACTAACAACAAAGAACTTCTTGCTGATGACTTATATATGGGTAACCATCATCAACGTGTTACAGGCGACAAGTACTATGACTTTGTTGACAAATTCGTTCAAACTGCTGAAAGCTTGTTCCCTGATATGTATCTTCACTTTGAAGACTTTGGTCGTAGCAATGCTGCCAATATCTTAAATAAGTACAAAGATGATATTTTAACATTCAACGATGATATTCAAGGTACAGGTATTATTACACTTGCAGGTATTCTTGGTGCTTTGAACATTTCTAAGCAAAAATTAACTGATCAAGTTTACTTGTCATTCGGTGCAGGTACTGCTGGTGCTGGTATTACTAAGAGAATCTTCGACGCTATGGTTGAAGAAGGACTTTCTGAAGAAGAAGCTAAGAAACACTTCTACTTAGTTGACAAGCAAGGTTTACTATTTGACGACACAGAAGACTTGACTCCTGAACAAAAGCCATTCACAAGACAACGTAGTGAATTTGACAACGCTGACGAGTTAACAAATCTTGAAGCTGTTATCAAAGCCGTTCACCCAACAATCTTAGTTGGTACATCAACACAACCTGGTTCTTTCACAGAAGCAGCTGTTAAAGAAATGGCCGCTCATACAGAACGTCCAATCATCTTCCCACTATCAAATCCTACAAAACTTGCTGAAGCTAAGGCTGAAGATCTTTTGAAATGGACTGACGGTAAAGCTCTTATTGCTACTGGTATTCCAGTTGATCCTATCGAATACAATGGTGTTACATACAACATTGGTCAAGCTAATAACGCTTTGGTTTACCCTGGTCTTGGACTTGGTTCACTATCTGTTAATGCTAAAGTTCTTTCAGATGGTATGATCAATAAAGCTGCCCATTCATTAGGTGGTATCGTTGATGCAACACAACCCGGTGCTGCTGTACTTCCTCCAGTTTCAAAACTAGATAAGTTCAGTATCACTGTTGCTGAGGGTGTTGCCCAACAAGCAATTGATGAAAAATTAACTACAGCAACTGACGCTAAAAAAGCTGTTGCTGATGCAAAATGGGAACCTAAATATTAA
- a CDS encoding glycerate kinase produces the protein MKIVLAPDSYKNSLTAKQVAASIKKGFQKVYPNAEYVSFPMADGGEGTVQSLVDAKNGQIITEKVVNPLGNPTEAQYGLIDDGSVAVIEMAQASGIQYINQFTQNPYITTTFGTGELIKSAIKHGAKTVIIGIGGSATNDGGAGMAQALGAHLLDEKGDELQYGGAMLKKLDKVDISEMLPELSDTEIIIASDVTNPLTGPNGASHVFGPQKGANEEMVEFLDEALSHYADVLKRDLGKDLENVPGAGAAGGLGAGLLAFTNSQMRSGVDIVVNYTGLKEKVKGADVVITGEGQIDFQTKFGKTPIGVAKAAKAVDPDTTVIAIAGSVGEKISELYPLGIDAIFTCVPGIEELSKAIQDTDKNLQQVSENIARLIKKV, from the coding sequence TAGCTCCAGACTCATATAAAAATTCATTAACGGCAAAACAGGTGGCCGCTTCAATAAAAAAGGGATTTCAAAAAGTTTATCCTAATGCTGAATACGTCAGTTTTCCCATGGCTGACGGTGGTGAGGGTACAGTTCAGTCGCTTGTGGATGCTAAGAATGGTCAAATAATTACCGAAAAGGTTGTGAATCCGCTAGGCAATCCCACTGAGGCGCAGTATGGTTTGATTGACGACGGTAGTGTCGCTGTAATTGAAATGGCTCAAGCAAGTGGCATTCAATATATCAATCAATTCACACAAAATCCTTATATTACGACTACTTTTGGAACTGGAGAGTTAATCAAATCGGCAATCAAACACGGTGCTAAAACCGTTATTATTGGTATTGGCGGGTCAGCAACAAATGATGGTGGAGCCGGTATGGCTCAGGCTTTAGGCGCTCATCTATTGGATGAAAAAGGTGACGAATTACAATATGGCGGAGCAATGCTCAAGAAACTTGATAAAGTCGATATTTCAGAGATGTTGCCAGAATTAAGCGACACTGAAATAATTATTGCTTCTGACGTTACTAATCCATTAACTGGACCCAATGGAGCAAGTCATGTTTTTGGTCCACAAAAGGGTGCTAATGAAGAAATGGTCGAATTCTTAGATGAAGCACTTTCGCATTATGCTGATGTATTAAAAAGAGATTTAGGAAAAGACTTAGAAAATGTTCCTGGAGCTGGTGCAGCTGGTGGATTAGGTGCTGGACTGTTGGCCTTTACCAACTCACAAATGCGCTCAGGCGTCGATATAGTAGTTAATTACACCGGTCTGAAAGAAAAGGTTAAAGGCGCTGACGTGGTCATTACTGGCGAAGGCCAGATTGACTTTCAAACCAAGTTTGGGAAAACACCTATCGGAGTTGCTAAAGCGGCTAAGGCAGTTGATCCAGATACAACAGTAATTGCAATCGCAGGTTCAGTTGGCGAGAAAATCTCAGAATTGTATCCTTTAGGAATCGATGCTATTTTCACCTGTGTGCCCGGAATTGAAGAATTATCCAAAGCAATTCAAGATACAGATAAGAATTTACAACAGGTTTCAGAAAATATTGCACGCTTAATCAAAAAAGTATAA
- a CDS encoding PTS sugar transporter subunit IIA — MSNSLWNHIKNIFSTDDSVDEGRIETNDIHDPQNKARSQAQAQCDFSEILDVKNIVMEVDLHSQAEVLKYLTDFYHRLNLATDSEKLYGRFLLREKESATNLGSGIVMPHAVDSSVQKLTMIILKLENPLMWDDQKVSWVIALLIPESEKDFSHVKYMAGIARLLLKPTFVYALKETTTAKQVEKLFVNS; from the coding sequence ATGTCTAATTCACTTTGGAATCATATTAAAAATATTTTTTCGACAGATGATTCAGTTGATGAAGGAAGAATTGAAACCAATGATATTCATGATCCACAAAATAAAGCCCGCAGTCAGGCACAAGCACAGTGTGATTTTTCTGAAATCTTAGATGTTAAAAATATTGTTATGGAAGTTGATCTTCATTCGCAGGCAGAAGTTCTAAAATATTTAACTGATTTCTATCATAGATTGAATCTAGCAACTGATTCTGAAAAACTTTACGGAAGATTTTTATTGCGAGAAAAAGAATCTGCGACTAATTTAGGTAGTGGTATAGTAATGCCTCATGCTGTCGACAGTTCGGTACAAAAATTAACTATGATTATTTTGAAATTAGAGAACCCACTGATGTGGGATGATCAAAAAGTGAGTTGGGTGATAGCACTCTTGATACCTGAATCTGAAAAGGATTTCTCACATGTCAAATATATGGCGGGAATTGCTCGATTATTGTTGAAACCGACATTTGTCTATGCATTGAAAGAAACGACTACAGCAAAACAGGTTGAAAAATTATTTGTAAATAGCTGA
- a CDS encoding low molecular weight protein-tyrosine-phosphatase, producing MKKVIFVCLGNICRSPMAEMIMHDLIEKKGISQQIQVDSRATSNYEIDNPPHVGAIAELKKQHVPLLKHRARRITATDFQEADLIIGMDHQNIIDLRKMAPRLDVEKIHLAYDVLGKNKEIVDPWYDHNFERTYHQLMEVLPVWLESLSE from the coding sequence ATGAAAAAGGTTATTTTCGTTTGTCTTGGAAATATTTGTCGCTCGCCAATGGCAGAAATGATAATGCATGATTTAATTGAGAAAAAGGGCATTAGTCAGCAAATCCAAGTGGATTCACGAGCAACTTCAAATTATGAAATAGATAATCCACCTCATGTTGGGGCAATTGCAGAATTAAAGAAGCAACATGTTCCTTTACTTAAACATCGAGCACGAAGAATCACTGCTACTGATTTTCAGGAAGCTGACTTAATAATTGGAATGGATCACCAAAATATTATTGATTTGCGCAAAATGGCTCCTAGACTTGATGTTGAAAAGATCCATTTAGCCTATGATGTTCTTGGAAAAAATAAAGAAATTGTAGATCCATGGTACGATCATAATTTCGAGAGAACTTATCACCAATTGATGGAAGTTTTACCTGTCTGGCTTGAATCTTTATCAGAATAA
- a CDS encoding PTS sugar transporter subunit IIC, which yields MNKFTMLFKDRIAPVMGRISRSTWISVLKDSILQTLPFILVSSLITFLSLFSNIWKWWPDFSGIGNFTFGIVSIFVAFLIPFNMMEKKKLTKQRIISGLSAIGLFLLLTHPTLLNGNITFKFSFLGAGGMFVAIICGVFTALIMGFFGKFSFFSENTTIPDFVIAWFDSMLPIGIVITTGWLLVDILKVNVYQLIIQLFSPLSGIVETLPGFVLVMLINCLIYSMGISTWILTPITTPVYLAAIQANQTQGAHNIVTGETMFSTYLWIGGVGCTLPLVLMMLILAKSKRLKVLGRAFIIPSIFNINEPVVFGSVVWNPFFMIPMWLQGLILPMIVWFGLKSGLGQIPHAIFQMWYVPFPINTWINGQTIGSIILLLIIFITSALIWYPFFKAYDKELIKRGVEDNG from the coding sequence ATGAATAAATTTACGATGCTTTTTAAAGATCGAATTGCTCCAGTAATGGGACGGATCAGTCGAAGTACTTGGATCAGCGTTTTGAAGGATTCAATTTTACAGACTTTACCATTTATTTTGGTTAGTTCATTGATAACCTTTTTGAGCTTATTCAGCAATATTTGGAAATGGTGGCCAGATTTTTCGGGAATCGGTAATTTTACTTTTGGAATAGTTTCAATCTTTGTGGCGTTTCTAATCCCGTTCAATATGATGGAAAAGAAGAAATTGACTAAGCAGCGAATTATTTCAGGCTTATCCGCAATAGGATTGTTTCTTTTATTAACACATCCCACTCTTTTGAATGGAAATATTACCTTCAAATTTAGTTTTCTTGGTGCTGGTGGGATGTTTGTTGCAATTATTTGTGGTGTTTTCACAGCGTTAATAATGGGATTTTTTGGAAAATTTAGTTTTTTTAGTGAAAATACGACTATTCCAGATTTTGTTATCGCCTGGTTTGATTCAATGCTGCCAATTGGAATCGTCATTACTACCGGTTGGCTGTTGGTTGATATCTTAAAAGTCAATGTGTATCAATTAATAATTCAGTTATTTTCACCCTTGAGTGGAATCGTGGAAACATTACCTGGATTTGTCCTAGTGATGTTAATTAATTGCTTGATTTATTCTATGGGGATTTCAACGTGGATATTGACGCCAATTACCACGCCAGTGTATTTAGCTGCTATTCAAGCAAATCAAACTCAAGGGGCTCACAATATTGTAACGGGGGAAACAATGTTTTCGACCTATCTTTGGATCGGTGGCGTGGGTTGTACTTTGCCATTGGTATTAATGATGTTGATCTTAGCTAAATCGAAACGTTTAAAAGTATTGGGACGAGCCTTCATAATTCCTAGTATTTTTAACATCAACGAACCAGTAGTTTTTGGCTCAGTTGTGTGGAATCCTTTTTTCATGATTCCTATGTGGCTCCAAGGACTTATTTTACCTATGATTGTCTGGTTTGGATTGAAGTCTGGATTGGGTCAGATTCCTCATGCAATTTTTCAAATGTGGTATGTGCCTTTTCCAATTAATACGTGGATCAATGGTCAAACGATCGGTTCGATTATTTTGTTGTTAATAATCTTTATAACGTCAGCATTGATTTGGTATCCGTTCTTCAAGGCTTATGACAAGGAATTAATTAAAAGAGGAGTAGAAGATAATGGATAA
- a CDS encoding fructosamine kinase family protein, translating into MQIDESWYSELKLGQIKSLQPVSGGDINLAFKVVSDEGTYFLKIQPNNKADFFDHEIEGLNLINSVVHAPQVIRSGTFQDCGYLILNYLEFGTGSQFDLGKMVARMHQKHASRFGLDKSVLNAKNIKINTWQTNWGDFYIKQRLEVLVDQVKKKGYWNEHRSNLMNDLESEIYQYYQTNPVTPSLLHGDLWNGNVGFDIEHQPVLFDPDVFFGNREMDLAMTLLFGGFNEEFYQGYNDVYPLEKHWQKRIPWYQTYYLLAHLNLFGETYGPSLENALSLSLQK; encoded by the coding sequence ATGCAAATTGATGAATCGTGGTATTCTGAATTGAAGTTAGGACAAATAAAGTCTTTGCAGCCAGTTTCCGGTGGCGATATTAATTTAGCTTTTAAAGTCGTTAGTGATGAAGGAACTTATTTCTTAAAAATCCAACCAAATAATAAAGCAGACTTCTTTGATCATGAAATCGAAGGCTTGAATCTGATTAATTCCGTCGTTCATGCCCCTCAAGTCATTCGTTCAGGAACTTTTCAGGATTGTGGTTATTTGATTCTGAATTACCTTGAATTTGGCACAGGCTCACAGTTTGATTTGGGCAAAATGGTAGCCAGGATGCATCAGAAACATGCGTCACGCTTCGGTTTAGATAAAAGTGTTTTGAATGCTAAAAATATTAAGATCAATACTTGGCAAACTAACTGGGGTGATTTTTATATTAAGCAACGACTCGAAGTTTTGGTCGATCAAGTTAAAAAGAAGGGCTACTGGAATGAGCACCGCTCGAATTTAATGAATGATTTAGAAAGTGAAATTTACCAGTATTATCAAACCAATCCAGTGACGCCAAGCTTGTTACATGGTGATCTTTGGAATGGCAACGTAGGTTTTGATATTGAGCATCAGCCGGTTCTGTTTGATCCTGATGTTTTCTTTGGCAATCGTGAAATGGATTTAGCAATGACATTGTTATTTGGTGGCTTTAATGAAGAGTTTTATCAAGGGTATAATGATGTTTATCCACTAGAAAAACATTGGCAAAAGCGCATTCCTTGGTATCAAACGTATTATTTGTTGGCACACCTAAATTTATTTGGGGAAACCTATGGTCCAAGTCTAGAGAATGCATTATCATTGAGTCTTCAAAAATGA
- a CDS encoding PTS lactose/cellobiose transporter subunit IIA: protein MDNIENSVDLERTMQIIIQAGDARKIVIQALDLIGDAKYDEARLVLNTAHQKLLVAHGLQTEKIQQEAQGQKLSYSVLFTHAQDTMMSVDTEFNLVKHLIDIFQKRIN, encoded by the coding sequence ATGGATAATATAGAGAACAGTGTAGACTTGGAACGGACTATGCAGATCATTATCCAAGCGGGTGACGCTAGAAAAATAGTGATACAGGCTTTAGATTTGATTGGGGATGCTAAGTACGATGAAGCTAGATTAGTTTTAAATACTGCACATCAAAAATTATTGGTTGCCCATGGATTGCAAACTGAAAAGATACAACAAGAGGCTCAAGGACAAAAATTATCATATTCGGTCTTATTTACTCATGCTCAGGATACGATGATGTCGGTTGATACCGAATTCAATTTAGTTAAGCACTTAATAGACATTTTTCAAAAAAGAATCAATTAG
- a CDS encoding LysR family transcriptional regulator, translating to MNLKDYQYFKKLSELKNFSDTANFFGVSQPTITYSLKRLEQTYGLSLVKRKSYANSLSLTYAGQQLLTHIDRILLEDDLISDDMERIKREKIVMGWPPIITNYVIPKVFDRLRDADLLNSIIPVAESSKILLSKLKNGEIDLSLLGSTILPQENHLDYQLIKEHRFKFIASADRDVSKIKTVEQLFKEDFISLDEGSVHSQVLQHIIQRYNVTPQTMFRTADYHLMLNLVKADKGVSFVAETAIQDVDGIQEIKINDLQLPSFFILFVYRPNMVGDETLAKLMHIFRNI from the coding sequence ATGAATTTAAAAGATTATCAATATTTTAAAAAATTATCGGAATTAAAGAACTTTTCAGATACTGCCAATTTCTTTGGAGTCAGTCAGCCGACGATTACTTATTCATTGAAACGATTAGAGCAGACCTATGGGTTGTCATTGGTTAAGCGAAAGAGCTATGCAAATTCGTTATCATTAACTTATGCAGGGCAACAGTTGTTGACGCATATTGATCGAATTCTTTTAGAAGATGATTTGATTAGCGATGATATGGAACGGATCAAGCGAGAAAAAATTGTTATGGGTTGGCCACCAATTATTACAAATTACGTGATTCCAAAAGTGTTCGATCGCTTGCGTGATGCTGATTTACTTAATTCAATTATTCCTGTAGCCGAGAGTTCTAAGATTTTGTTGTCAAAATTAAAGAATGGCGAAATAGATTTATCACTTTTAGGATCAACCATTTTGCCACAAGAAAATCACTTGGATTACCAGTTGATTAAGGAACATCGTTTCAAATTCATCGCTTCGGCTGATCGGGATGTTTCAAAAATTAAAACGGTTGAGCAATTATTTAAGGAAGATTTCATTTCTTTGGACGAAGGATCAGTTCATAGTCAGGTGTTGCAACATATCATTCAGCGCTATAATGTGACTCCACAAACAATGTTTCGAACTGCCGATTATCATTTGATGTTGAATCTAGTTAAGGCTGATAAAGGAGTTAGTTTTGTAGCTGAAACTGCAATTCAAGATGTTGATGGTATTCAAGAAATAAAAATTAATGACTTACAGTTACCATCATTTTTTATTCTATTTGTTTACCGTCCCAATATGGTTGGGGATGAAACTCTTGCAAAACTAATGCATATTTTTAGGAATATATAG